Genomic segment of Thermoleophilia bacterium:
GCTTTGCGCGATCTGCTTGATTGCGGATGCTTGCTCTTCCATGGCTTTATTGAGCGCAGCATTGGTGGCGGTTATGCCATCCATCTCGGAGGCGATGCTTTCGATTGCGTTGCCTTGTTCGGCAAGGGTCGCCGCTGTTCGTGTCGCTCCCGCCTGGATTGAGGCAAAGATCTTGCGGATTTCCTCCGCTGCGGCTGCCTGCTGGGAAGTGGCCTGACGCAGCTGCTCAGCCATACGGGCTACGTCCTGGGCTGCTTTTGCAATCTCCTGGGCTGCACGCGATTGCTCTTCTACCGCCTTGGTTACTTCTGCTGAGGCTCTGCGCACGCTTGCGTTGGAGCGGGTCAGCTGTTCCGCAGCAGCGGCCTGTTGCGCCATGGCTGCGGAGATCTCCCGGGCCTGTTCTGCCGTGCGAGAGACAGCCTCAAGCACGCGCTGGCCCGCGACCAGCTGCTCCTGGGTCGAGCTGGAAATCTGCTCGACAAACTGGGCCGACTGTTCCACCGCATTCATAATGCGGCGCAGGCCACCAACGGCCGACTCCGCAAGGCGTGTGCCTTCGTCGGCAACCTGCTGCCCGGCCCTTGTTACTTCGACAGCGTCTTGGACCGCTTCTTGAAGAGCACGGACTATGGCCGCTATGTCGGCAGTGGCCTGAGCAGACCTTTCTGCCAAGTTGCGGATTTCCTCTGCTACCACAGCAAAGCCGCGCCCAGCCTCGCCTGCTCTAGCTGCCTCTATAGAAGCGTTGAGCGAAAGCAGGTTGGTCCGCTCGGCCATTAGATTAATAGTCTCCACTATCTCGCCGATGGCCGAGGCTCTTCGTCCAGCTTCGTTAACCACAGAGGCAGAGCGGTCAATAGACTCTTTCACGCGTGTTATCGCAGAAATACTCTCCTGCACCAAGCGGGCGCCCTCCTCCGCGTCTCCGGCGGCCTTGTGGCTCACGTCGCTTGCCTGGCGGGCAAGTTCAGCTACAGCGTGCACAACCCGATCCATTTCCGTCGCCGAGCCGGCAGCCTCAGCGGACTGCTCAGCAATGTGTTGAGCGCTCTGGGCAACGCTTCTTACCGAGTGAGACAGCTCCTCGGCAGCGCTGGCGGCGTCTTCAACGTTTGAAGTTAGTCCTCGGGAAATCCCACTGACCTGCTCGATTGAGGCCGCCATCTCGTTTATAGAAGAAAGTGTCTCCGCGGCGGCGGTGGATAGCGTGTCTGCCATACTTGACACTTCTTCAAACGAGCGCGCCATTTCCTCAACAGAGGCGGTGGTCTCGGTAATCGCGGAGGAAAGCTGGTCGGTATCCTCGGTCATGCTTGTTACACCGGCAGCCGTGCTACGCAGAGCTTGATTCACTTCTTCGACCGCCTTGGACATCTGTTGCGACATGTCCACCACAGCGGATATTGACTGGGCGACCTCCTGGGCGGACGTTGCCGTCTCGTCTACGGCAGAAGCGATCTCCCCCATGTTACTAGCGAGACCTTCGAAGGAAGCAGTCAGCTCCGCTGCAGAAACCGAGATTCTCCCAGCAGCGTCCGAAACAGCGGCCGCCCGAGTGCTTGAATCTCGGAAAGAAGCTGAAGCCTCTGCGACCACTCCCGAGGTCTTCTGCAGGGTCTCCAACTGTCTTTGAGCTCCCGCAGCTACGTTGTCCGTCTCGGAGGCGACACTATCTGCATGAACCTTTACTTGCTCTGCCTGGCTGCGTACCTTCTGTGCCAGAGTTCGCACGCGTCTTACTTTGGGAAAGAGCGCCATGTTGGGACCTCCTTGGAGAGCGTAAACAACCTACATCAGGTCCTGCCGCGCCTGGATGGTCGCGGTCTTTTTGGCGAGTCGTCCTGTCTCGCTGGAGTGGGTTGCTCCAAATGGATCACCTCATTGTGAGCGGCCTCCACCGCTGTCTTAAGCCAATGATCAGTGCGAGCAGTGCCAGCGAGGAGCTGTTCGACACTTAGGATTAGGATCAGCCTGTCTTTTAGCTTGGCCACTTGGTTAAGGAGGCCGCCGCTGACTTGATCCAGGTGCTCGGGCGCGGGCAGGATCTCTTCTTCGGAGAGGCGGACAAACTCACGCGCGCTGTCCACAAGCAAGCCCACCAAGCGGTTCTCGTGTTCGACAACCAAGATCCTGTTTCTAGGTGAAAAAGCAGCTCTCTCGTGTCCGAAGCAGGAGCGCAAGTTAATTACTGGAATCGCTTGGCCGCGGGAGAAGGTTATTCCCTCGACAAAGTCTGGAGTATTCGGTACCGGGGTAATGGTCCCAACCATTTCAATATGGCGCACCGCGCTGCTGGGTATTCCGTACCAAGCTCCTGCTACCTCTGCCACTATCACGGGTTCCAGTTCGGCTGTCGACTTATGCATCGGCCACCTCCAAGCCAGGATCACCCTGCGCTTCTAGAGTTGCAAGGTTGTCTAGCAGGCTAGAGCCTCTGGCAGCGCGGGCCCACCGCACCAGCCCCAGTGGATCGACAATGAGGACGACCTGTCCTGCACCGGTTTCAGAGGCTCCAGCTATTCCAGGGATGCGTAGCAGTGGATCTGGAGTTGCGTGGACCACAATTTCTTGGGAGCCAAGTACGCGGTCAACAAGCAAACCTGCCCAGTGTGGATGCGCGCCTACCACTAGTGCGTGTCGCACCTGTGCAGATGCCGGACGAAGCTGGTAGATTTCGCCAAGGTCAAGTAAGGGCAGGATTGTGTCCCGATGGGAGATCATCTTGGTGCCCTCAAAGTCAACGATGGCTTCTTTCTGAACCTCGACGATCTCGCGCAGCGAAAGAAGCGGCACAGCAAAGACCTGATCTCCCGCGCGAGCAATCACTGCGTCGACAATTGAAAGCGAGAGAGGAAGTTGAAGAATAAACTCGGTGCCCTTCCCGAGTGTGGTCGCGAGGGAGAGCTCTCCTCCGAGCTGCTCCACAGTCTCGCGTACTATGGTTAGGCCTACTCCTCTTCCGCCTGCCAGGTCCGCCTCTGTCCTCGTGGAAAAGCCGCTTGCCGTTAGAATGTCGAGTAGCTGGTCGGCGTCAAGCGGTTCATCGAGTTTTAGAAGACCAGCCTCAGCTGCTCGCCTTCGCACCAACGCTTCGTCAATTCCCGCCCCGTCGTCTGCTACTGAGATCACGATGACCTCGCCCATGGCTCTTGCTCGAAGCATCACGGTGGCCTGTTCGGGCTTACCCGCCTTAGCTCGCTCGCCTGGTGTCTCTATCCCGTGCGCGACAGCATTTCTAACCAGGTGGAGGAGGGGATCCAAAAGGCGTTCAACCACCAGCTTATCTATCTCGGCGTCGCTACCCTCGGTGATTACGCGGACCAGCTTGTTTTCCTCTCGGGCAAGGTCGTACACAGCAAACTTGAGTCTTTCGAAGATTTCGCCGATGGGAACCATGCGCGCCCGCATGACTGCTTCGCGCAAAGCTCGTACTTGTCTTTCCAAGGTGGCGGAGTGTTGTTGCAGTGTCTGCCACTCCGCGGCCTCGATCTTGCCCCTAAGCTGTTTAAGGGAAGAGTCAAGCCTATTCCGTGTAAGCACAAGTTCGCCACACATGCGCATGAGCTCGTCGAGGCGGGAGAGCTCCACCCGTACCAAGGCAGACGGGGCGACTGGCGAGAACTGCTCTTGTCGGACCGTCCCCTTGCCAGCAGGCGTCGGGCGCTCGGCTTGAGACGAGACCTTGGAAACGTCGCTTTCTCTGTCGTCGGCCTTACTCCAGGAGAGGCCCAATTCTGCAAGTTCGGGGATTTCGCTCACGTCACCTGATAGACGGACCTTGAAGTGAAAAGCGACTGCCCCACCCTCTTCGATTATGGGATAGGCGCTCAGAATCTCTCCGTTAGCTTTCAGAGTTTCACGTACGGTCTCTACGTTTACGCCTTGCTGCGCCAACTCCTGGCTTGGCACAAATTTGAACAGGTAAACTTGGGATTCCGGCTTGCCCTGCTTGTTTTTCGCCTCAGCCTCTGGTTCTTGGATAGAACTCTGCGTTTCCTCCTCTACGGGTGTCTCCAGCGCCGAAACAACCGAGGCAGCCAGGTCGGCGATGTCAACGCTTTCGCCCCTCTTGCGGGCAGTAAGTGCCTGCTCCAGCAGCTTAACTGCATCTGTCAAAGCTCCCAACGTCTCCGTCCGGAAGGCTACTTCGCCGCTTCCCAAGCTCCGAAGGTAACTTTCCACTTTGTGGGCTAGATCCCCCGCCTCTGAGAAGCCCACCATCATTGAGAGGCCCTTAATGGTGTGGAAGCGGCGGAGCAATTCAGAGACAAACGCCTCGGAGGCGGTCGGGGTCGCTGACTCAGAGCCAGCCAGATCCACAATCATGCGCTTAATGTACGATAAGTGCTCGTCACACTCAGCGAAGTAGTCGTCGAGAAAAGCGGAGAAAATCTCTCTGTCGTTGTTCTGGTTCATTTCGCAAGAATCTGCGCGATTCGACTGGCGAAAAGGTCGGGAGAAAAAGGCTTTGTGAAGTAATCGGCGGCGCCAAGAGCGCGAGCCTCGATCTGGGTCTGTTGATCTGTTCTTGTGGTTAGGATGACAACAGGTATGTGACTCAAACTCATGTTATCTCTTAGAAAGCGAAGGAACTGTAAGCCATGCATGTCTGGCATGTTGATGTCTAGCACTATGAGATCAACTGTTCCTAGGGCCAGCTTCTCAATGGCTTCCAGTCCGCTTGCAGCCTGCACATAGTTGTAGCTGGGTCCGAGGCAGGCCATCACCATTTTTCGCATGGTGGGCGAGTCGTCCACCACGAGGAGAGTTCTTGCAGTGCTGGTTCCCTTGCTATATGACATGTCTGCTATTTGTGGCGTCTTTCCTGTATGGTGTCTTTTCCTGTTCCGGTTACCAATATTTTCGGCAATATTCAAAGATTTCATGCATGGAAGCCATTCACTCTTGTAAAACGTAGAGCGTGGTTACCTAGTAGGCTTTCCCATTCCGATCTTGACCCGCTTGCAAGCCTGTGTTAGAAGTAAGGCTCGCGCAGGAGGCTTTTCCGGGCAAAGGTCCGGGTAAGCTGTTTGGGAAGCCGGTGCAAATCCGGCGCGGTCCCGCCGCTGTAACCGGGGACGAAAGCCGCAGGCGCCACTGTCGCCTTGGTGATGGGAAGGCGCGGCAAGTAGGGTGATCCGGAAGCCAGAAGACCGGCCTGCGTGCGGGTGGCCGATCTCCCCTCGTGGAGCGGGGGATGTCGGTTGTCCATTGGAGGGCGGAATGCGGCGCCCCTGGGCCTCTGCGGCCCAGGGGCGCTTCTTCTTGTAGACTCGCTCGTCGCCCTCGGCATGACACGTTTCCCTACAGGAAGGCAAACGGATGGCAGATAGGCAGAAGGCCATTTACTTAATCCGTCACGGCCGAACCGAAGGTAATGTCTCGGATCGGCTTGCCGGTTCCACCGATCAGCCTCTTGATTCGTGTGGCCTAAGCCAGGCGGAGGACCTGGCTGTCTGGTTTGCCTGGCGACTAAAGCTCTCTCCGGAAGACAGGGTCTTGGCAAGTCCCGGTCGGCCATCGGTGCTTTGCCTTTCAAGCCCGCTTATGCGAGCGCGGCAAACTGCAGAAGTCGTTGCTGCTCGGCTTGGTGTGCCAGTGGTCATCGACGGGGATCTTGCGGAGATGGACTTTGGCGACTGGGAGGGGCGCACCGTCAAAGACATTGTGACGGAAAACCCTGAAGCCTTCGAAGTGTGGTTGTCACCCGAGGATGACACTTGTTTTCCGGGAGGGGAGACCTTGCGCGCTTTCGAAGAGCGTACACACCGGGCGCTCAGACGAATCATGGCTGTTGAGGATGAGGTCGTGCTCGTCTTTACCCACGGGGGAGTTGTACGAACAATGGCTTGCGCTCTCCTCGGGCTTGGGCGCGAGAGCATGTGGAAGTTCAAGCTGGACCCAGCGGCTGTGCTCTACTTCGACGTGTATGGGGAAAGCGCCGTTCTTGCTGGCCTTTGGAATGCCGTGGACCGGTGGGCGCCGCTCTCAGACAGCCAGACGCGCCCGTACAAGCGAGCTCCTGGTTGTCCGTCCCCCTAGAGATTTCAACAGGGAAACAGGAGGCTTAAGTGGGAGCCATAATCCTTATCACCGGAGGATGCCGAAGCGGCAAGAGCAGTCTCGCCCAGCATCTTGCGGAGCTAATTGATCCTCCCAGGATCTTTGTGGCGACGGGGATTGCCACAGACGAGGAGATGATGGATCGCATCCGTCGCCACCAGGAGGCCCGGGCCGCTCGGGGCTGGAACACGCTGGAAGAGTCAGTGGAGCTGGCTGGTGTTCTTGCGTATCTGCCGTCAGAATCTCCGGTTGTTGTCGACTGCCTATCTCTCTGGATAAACAATCTGATGTGGGCGGCGCCCACTTCCCGAGTCGAAAATCAGGGGGAATGCGAAGTGGCCGCCGCAATGTCGACGCTAAGCGAACAAGAGGTGGCGATCAAGTGCGCAGACATAATTGAAGTCTGTCGCTCCCGCAGTGGGCCAACGATTTTTGTGACCAACGAAGTCGGTATGGGTGTGGTCCCGGGTACAGCGGCGGGGCGGCTGTTCCGAGATCTACTTGGACGTTGCAACCAGGTTATGGCGCAGGAGGCGGACTTGGTTGTGTTGATGATAAGCGGCCTTCCTTGCGTCATTAAGAGCTTGGCGAGGACTGACGAGCAGACGAAAAACGAAGTGGAGGGGTATTTCCGTGAGCTTGTTAACTGAAACCATTGGTGCTGTTGTTCCTCCGTCCGCAGAGGCCAGGACTGCCGCACGAGCTCGGCTTGAGCAACTGGCCATGCCCTACTGGGCTCTTGGACGCCTGATGGATCTGGCTGAAGAGCTAGCGGGCATGACGGGCTCCACAAAGCCGCCTGTGGAGCGCAAGACAGTGGTCGTCATGGCCGGCGACCACGGCGTGGTTGCCGAGGGCGTCAGTGCTTATCCCCAGGAAGTTACCGTCCAGATGGTGGCTAATTTTGTGGCTGGAGGAGCTTCTATCAATGCTCTTGCCCGTCACGTCGGGGCCAAGGTAGTAGTGGCGGATATGGGAGTGGCGGGCGACCTCGGTCAACTGGGAGACGCCATTATCCATCGCAAGATAGCTCCCGGAACACAAAACATCGCTGCCGGCCCAGCCATGACTCGAGAGCAAGCCGTTGCCGCTGTTGAGGCCGGTATTGGTATTGCGCGCGATCTGGCGAATGCCACTGATGTGTTTGCGACCGGAGAGATGGGGATAGGCAATACCACCCCTAGCAGCGCTATTGTAGCTGCGCTAACCGGCGCTGACCCCGCCGAGGTGACTGGAAGAGGCACTGGCCTAGATGATCGTCAGCTCCAACACAAGATAGACGTGGTTAGACGTGCACTTGAGGTTAACAAGGTCTCAACCGAAGACGGCATCGATGTGCTAGCTAAACTGGGCGGATTTGAGATTGGCGGGATCGCCGGTCTTATCCTGGGAGCGGCGGCGCTGCGCAAACCAGTTGTGATTGATGGCTTTATATCTACAGCTGGCGCGCTTATAGCTCAGGCTTTGTGTCCGCTTGCTACCCACTACATGGTTGCCGCTCACCTGAGTGTGGAGCGAGGTCATCGCTTGGCTTTGGAGAAGTTGGGGAAAAAGCCGCTTCTTGACATGGATCTAAGGCTGGGAGAGGGCACGGGAGCAGCCTTGGCCATGCATTTGGTGGAGGCTGCCGTGCGTGTTCTTACCGAAGTGGCTACTTTTGAAGAAGCCGCCGTTTCTCGTTCGGCCGGATGATGCCTGGATGCGCTGTGTTTAGAGCACTTTTTGCCGCTCTTAGTTTTCTAACGATCCTGCCTGTCCCAACCTCATGGGGTGGGGATGGGCAGGGCCTTAGACGCAGCGTTTGGTGGTTTCCCGTCGTGGGGGCGTTTCTGGGTGGAATAGCGGTGGGAGTCTGCTACGGTCTTGACCGAGTACTCCCACCGCTTGCCGGAGGCGCGCTCATTGTCTGTCTGCTGGTTGTGCTCTCAAGGGGGCTACATCTGGATGGGCTGGCAGACACAGCGGATGGCCTCTTGAGCTGCCAGCCCAGAGACCGGGCCCTGGCCATCATGCGGGACAGCCGCACTGGCGCCATGGGCGTGATAGCTGTCGTCTTGGTCTTGCTCCTTAAGGTGGCGTTTCTTGGCTCCCTGACCATAGACGGTGAGCGTCTTGAAGCTGTATTTCTTATGCCCTTCCTGGGCCGATGCGCCATCTTGGTGGCCATGGGGGCCTTTAAATACGCACGGCAAGAGGAAGGGCTGGCCACTGCGCTAGCGGTGCAGGGCCGCATACGCTTGCTTCTTCTGTTGTGGGCGACCGCTGCGAGTGTCGGGGCGGCCTACGGTGTTGCCGGGCTCTCAGGGGTGGTTGCAGCCGTAGCGTGTATTCTGTTTGCGGGGATTTTTGGGTTGGTGTGTCGCCGCAGGCTGGGCGGGTACACAGGGGACACGCTAGGGGCCACTAGCGAAATTGCCGAGTGCATTCCTCTCCTAGTCATTGCTCTTTGGCAGGGAGCGTAGACGTTGGTAACCCACGGCGGGAACCTTAGAGAGTTATCCCAGATTGCCGGGTTGCCCCCAGAGGATTTGCTTGATTTTTCGGCCAACCTTAACCCTTTGGGGCCGCCGGACTGGCTGGCGGAGGTTATCACCGCTCATCTGGATGAGCTAGCCCACTACCCTGATCCGCAGTGTTCTGACCTGGTCGCCGCGCTTGTCTCTAAGCATGAGGTCCCAGCGGAAAGAATAGTTCCTGCCAACGGCTCCTCTGAGTTGATTGCCTGGCTACCCCGCGTGTTTGAAGTGGGGACAGCGGTAATACCCGTTCCGTCTTATACCGAGTACGAGGCAGCGTGCAGGGCGGCGGGACTCGAGGTGCGGCGCCTGCTTCTCGGCGAGAGTCTGAATTTCGTCATGGATTTTCAAAGACTGGCGGGCTCCCTACGGGGAGGAGAGCTGGTGTTCTTGGCACGGCCGAACAACCCCACGGGTCAGTTTTTCTGCGCCGCGGAGTTCCTGGATCTGGTCTCGGACTTTCCGTCTTGCTGGTTTGTGGTGGACGAAGCTTTTGTTGAGTTCGTTGAGGAGGAGGAACAAGAAGAGACAAGAGGAGGGCAGGGATTCACCAAGGAACGCGAGGCGATCATGCGCGCAGATCTGCCCAACGTGGTGGTACTCCGTTCTCTTACCAAGCTGTATGCCGTACCGGGCCTCAGGTTAGGATTCGCAGTTGCCTCGTCGCACGTGTGCGACGCACTGCGGACGGCCATGCCTCCGTGGTCGGTCAACGTCCTTGCGCAGGCGGTAGGAGCCAGGGCTGTCCTGGACGACTCGTATATGGCGGTCACCCGCAAGTTTGTCTCGCAAGAACGCAGATGGCTTGCCGAGCGTCTTGCGGAAATAGATGGTCTCCGTGTGTTTCCAAGCGTTGCCAACTACATCCTGGTAAAGGTTGAAGGCGGTCCAGCAGGGCTCTTGGGTGACGAACTTGCGCTTCGTCTTCTTCGCCATGGCATCGCCATCAGAACATGTGGCGACTTTGCTGGTCTTGGCGACCAATATTTTCGCGTAGCGGTGCGCACCAGGTCCGAAAACGAAAAACTCATTAAGACTCTTGGCGCTCTGCTGGGCTGCCAAAGGCTTGAGGCGCACCATAAGCATAACCAGGCGCACATTGAGCAGGCGCACATTGAGCAGGCGCACCCTGGGGGCTTACATATTGAGAGTTAACGTGGAACTGGAGCTAACGCAGCGTACAAGACTCATCCTCGTCTCCCTGGCAGTGGACGCTCTTCTTGGTGATCCGCGCTGGTTTCCTCACCCTGCCAAGTTGACTGGTCGGCTTGCTCTACGGCTCGAAGCTCTTACGAGAAAACATATTGCCAACGAGCGGCTTGCGGGCTTTGCAACTGCAACTGCTGTGATCTTGTCTTCTGGACTGGTTACCTTTGCCTGCACCCGGGCAGCGCGTCTGATTCACCCCCGCCTTGGCCAAGCCGCTCAGATACTGGTGTTTTGGACAGCTATCGCCCCTCGCGATCTGGCCGATCATGCGCTTGCCGTACATCGAGCTCTTGTTAGAGGAGACCTAGATGCGGCAAGGACCTTGGTGGGCAGGATGGTGGGGCGTGATGTGGCGGAGCTTGGTCCACCCGAGGTAGTGCGGGCAGCCGTGGAGAGCGTGGCGGAAAACACCGTGGACGGAGTAACTTCGCCGCTTTTTTACGCGTTTGTGGGCGGGCCGGTGGGCGCGGCGGTGTTTAAGGCCATAAGCACATTGGATTCAACGTTTGGCTATCGCAACGAGCGGTATCTGAAATTTGGCTGGGCCTCAGCCCGGGCGGACGACATAGCCAACTACATTCCGGCCCGGGGGAGTCTCGGCGCTTTTGTCCTGGCGGCGGCTGTGTTGCGTCGGCGCGCACGGCGGGCCTTACAGGTAGCTCTGCGCGATGGCTCCAAACACGCAAGTCCAAATTCTGGCCTCGCGGAAGCAGCTATGGCCGGGGCGCTCGGGGTTCAGCTGGGGGGTCCGCTAAAGCGAGGGGGAGAGACCATACAGCTTCCCACTCTCGGTGATCCAGACCATCCTCTGGAGCCTGGCCACATAAGACAGGCTGTCGCGCTCATGGCGGCCACTACCGTTGTGTGGACGGCTCTTCTCTGTATGGGGACGCGGGTTCTAGCTCGGCTTATGTGACCGCTGGGACTGGCACAATCTCTTAAGCCATATCTGGCATCCCGCTGCCGCCAGAGTGACGATCAAAATAATGGCAATGATCCCCAAAGCATGCTCCTTATCGGCTGCCTGTCACTTGGTCAACGCTGCTTAGAACCAAAATTGCCCTTCTGGGGCCTCTGGCTCTTCGCTACCTACGGATATTCGCGAAGCTGGGGATTGACTCCTGCAGCGGAACCGCAGAACTCGGAGTGTTTGGCGTGGAGGTATCGGTTGCGGGGTTAGGCGCCATCATGTCTCTTGACGCAGCGCCGGCTATTTCCAGATTAGGGATACCAAGCACGTCCAGCACGTTAGTGAGTGGGGCGTTCACTGTATGCTTGGCGGCTTCTTCTACGATCTTGCTCTTTGGCTCGAAAGCAACAGACGTCCCTACGCTGCGAAGCAGACAAACGTCATTTACATTGTCGCCTACAGCCACTGTTTCGGACGGTCTTAGCCCGGCAGCAGCGGCCAGATGCAAAAGCACGTTTGCCTTGCAGGAATAGTGCTCTTTGCAGCCGTACTCTGCGATGGTTGCTGGAGCAACCGTGAGCTCTCCGGTTGCGCGCCCGTGACGGAAATGCATCAGGTGGGCCACGCAAGAGTCAGCAAAAACACGCCGGCGTACAATCTCAGCAGCTACGTGAAAACTGTCGGTGACCACAACCACTCGGTATCCAGCTTTGCGCAAGGCTACAACAGTTTCGGGAGCGCCGGGTACTAGAGGCATCGAACGCGCCGCTTCTTCGAAGATTTCCTTGTGAACGCCGGCGAAAAGCGAGGCAATCATTTGGGCTCTTTGCTCATTCGTAAGAGTGTGGTTATCGAGCAACAGGTCAAGCTCTGTGCTTACACCTACGCGTTCGGCAACTTCAGCCACGTACCGACCGTTCAACAGGACGCCATCCATGTCCAGCAAGGCATGTCGCGCGGGAGCGGTCGTTAGGTCGGCATTCGGAAGCAACGCGGCGCGGACTCTGCGTTCGGCTTCCTCCATCTCACGCACTGAGTTGATGCTCAACCGTTCGTATCTCCATGCTCGGTCGAGGATCACTCTGGCTACTTGTTTGGCCATTACGCCCAGCGCCTCAAGAGACTGGCTTTCGTGAACAATCCGCCCAATGTGGACCTCGCATACTGCGGCTCCTTTTGCCACCACCGAGTCGATGAGAAGTCCAACGTCGACCCCGTAGTCGTTTTCGAAGCGAAGTCCGCGAAAGAGGGAGGTGCGCGCAGCCACGATGCCTCCCAGCGGTTGTTGGAATCGCTCTAGCTCGGGGAAAAACGCGGAGAGAAGAGGGCGGGCGGTTAGCACTGTGACTCGACCAGCCTCGCGACTGAAGGCGGCCTTCACTAGGTCGGCCTCTCCCGCCAGGATGGGGTCGGTCATAACTTCGACAATATCCGGCCTGATATCTTCAAGGTCAGCGTCAAGGAACAATATGATTTTGCCCTGGGCTACCCTAACGCCATCTTCCATGGAAGCACCCTTGCCCAAGAGGGTGCTCATCATGACACGCGCTCCCGCCTGGGCGGCCATCTCCACGGTGTCGTCAGTGGATCCGTCGTCAACTACTATGACTTCTCGCACTCTGGAGCTCTTCTTGACCACACGCACGAGGCGGCCGATCGTTCGAGCTTCGTTGAGGGCTGGAATGATCACGGTTACTGGAGCCGGGCCAAATTGCGTCCTGCTGTGCAAAAAGATCTCGGTTGGACGAAAATTTTCGCGCAGAGCCGCGGCAAGCAACTCTTTGCCACGGACAGTGGGGAGCAGGTGGCCCAGGCACGGCCACTCCACGGCTTCTGCGTTAGTCAAGCGATGGGCTGATTCCTCAACGGTTAGGCGTGACCAACTCAGGTGTTCGGCAAGGTCGTCTAGGGAGACAGCCGTCTGAAACTCTTCGCTGAGTTGAAACAGAAGTTGGAGAAAAGCAATCTCCCGCTCGCCAATCGCAGCTGGCGGGTTGGTAAAGTCCGAGGGATGGTAGTTGGGATTTCCTTTTGCCATGTCGCCTCTTCTTCTGCTTTTCTTGTCTGGCGCGTATGGTTTTTCGAAGGGCTTAGACGCTGGCTGTCGGGCGCAAAGCGTAGGTACTTGGTGTAACAGATGTGTAACAAAGAAGTTACAGAGAGCGCAGTTGAACCTGACCACGATCCAGGTTTGGTTGGACCAGCGTCTTTGAAGACACGCGTGTTGCCTCTAGTCGCCCTCTTGCTCTTGGCTTTGATCTGGGGTTACTCCTGGGTGGTAATGAAGGTAGCTCTCGACTACTGCCCGCCGTTCTTGTTTGCCGCTCTGAGAACCTTTCTGGGAGCGATTGCGTTGTTCGTGGCGCTCATACTGCTCCGTCGACCTCTACGACCACGAGCGCTTGGTGGCACAGCAGTGCTTGGTCTGCTTCAGACCACCGGATTTGTTGGATTTCTCACCTGGGCTTTGGCTACGGGAGCAGCAGGGAGGACCTCCGTTCTGACGTATACGATGCCCTTTTGGCTATTGCTCATGGCCAGCGCGCTCTTGGGGGAGAGACTGAGCCGCGCTCAATGGGGCGCGGTCTTGCTGGCTTTTGTGGGTCTACTTCTCATAGTCTCTCCCTGGAACTTGCACGGGGGAGCAAGCCCTTTTCTTGCGGTTGCTGGTGCAGTCTTTTGGGCGGCTAGCGCAGTGCAGGCCAAACTTCTCCGTGCCAAGCATCAGCTTGATCTGCTTGCTTTGACTTTCTGGCAAATGCTGGCGGGGGCAATTCCTTTGGCATTGGTAGCGGTACTCGCAGAACGTGAGTGGCTGGTTTGGAGTGCGACGTTTGCGGTGGCTTTGGCCTATGTGGCGATACTGGGTAACGCCGTGGCGTGGCTCCTCTGGATGTACATACTTGATAGCATGCCCGCGGGAACAGCCGGGCTTGCTACTCTTCTTACCCCAGTAGTTGGCGTTCTTTCTTCATGGTTTCAGTTGGGAGAACGTCCCGGCGCTGTTGAGGGGATAGGCATGATAGCCATCGTGGGGGCGCTCTTGTGGACGGTGCTTTCCGAACTTACTAGAGGAAGAAAACGGCTGTCACGATAACAAAGATGGGGCCAAGGAT
This window contains:
- a CDS encoding chemotaxis protein CheA, with product MNQNNDREIFSAFLDDYFAECDEHLSYIKRMIVDLAGSESATPTASEAFVSELLRRFHTIKGLSMMVGFSEAGDLAHKVESYLRSLGSGEVAFRTETLGALTDAVKLLEQALTARKRGESVDIADLAASVVSALETPVEEETQSSIQEPEAEAKNKQGKPESQVYLFKFVPSQELAQQGVNVETVRETLKANGEILSAYPIIEEGGAVAFHFKVRLSGDVSEIPELAELGLSWSKADDRESDVSKVSSQAERPTPAGKGTVRQEQFSPVAPSALVRVELSRLDELMRMCGELVLTRNRLDSSLKQLRGKIEAAEWQTLQQHSATLERQVRALREAVMRARMVPIGEIFERLKFAVYDLAREENKLVRVITEGSDAEIDKLVVERLLDPLLHLVRNAVAHGIETPGERAKAGKPEQATVMLRARAMGEVIVISVADDGAGIDEALVRRRAAEAGLLKLDEPLDADQLLDILTASGFSTRTEADLAGGRGVGLTIVRETVEQLGGELSLATTLGKGTEFILQLPLSLSIVDAVIARAGDQVFAVPLLSLREIVEVQKEAIVDFEGTKMISHRDTILPLLDLGEIYQLRPASAQVRHALVVGAHPHWAGLLVDRVLGSQEIVVHATPDPLLRIPGIAGASETGAGQVVLIVDPLGLVRWARAARGSSLLDNLATLEAQGDPGLEVADA
- a CDS encoding methyl-accepting chemotaxis protein, producing the protein MALFPKVRRVRTLAQKVRSQAEQVKVHADSVASETDNVAAGAQRQLETLQKTSGVVAEASASFRDSSTRAAAVSDAAGRISVSAAELTASFEGLASNMGEIASAVDETATSAQEVAQSISAVVDMSQQMSKAVEEVNQALRSTAAGVTSMTEDTDQLSSAITETTASVEEMARSFEEVSSMADTLSTAAAETLSSINEMAASIEQVSGISRGLTSNVEDAASAAEELSHSVRSVAQSAQHIAEQSAEAAGSATEMDRVVHAVAELARQASDVSHKAAGDAEEGARLVQESISAITRVKESIDRSASVVNEAGRRASAIGEIVETINLMAERTNLLSLNASIEAARAGEAGRGFAVVAEEIRNLAERSAQATADIAAIVRALQEAVQDAVEVTRAGQQVADEGTRLAESAVGGLRRIMNAVEQSAQFVEQISSSTQEQLVAGQRVLEAVSRTAEQAREISAAMAQQAAAAEQLTRSNASVRRASAEVTKAVEEQSRAAQEIAKAAQDVARMAEQLRQATSQQAAAAEEIRKIFASIQAGATRTAATLAEQGNAIESIASEMDGITATNAALNKAMEEQASAIKQIAQSVDQMRKEIDAVAKASFEQTRAVKEISTAVDSISQEIRTITQSLKENSEAAEELTKHFAEIGEVTKQNLTGSERTRAIAKQLVETADQLSEIAAELA
- a CDS encoding response regulator; translation: MSYSKGTSTARTLLVVDDSPTMRKMVMACLGPSYNYVQAASGLEAIEKLALGTVDLIVLDINMPDMHGLQFLRFLRDNMSLSHIPVVILTTRTDQQTQIEARALGAADYFTKPFSPDLFASRIAQILAK
- a CDS encoding chemotaxis protein CheW produces the protein MHKSTAELEPVIVAEVAGAWYGIPSSAVRHIEMVGTITPVPNTPDFVEGITFSRGQAIPVINLRSCFGHERAAFSPRNRILVVEHENRLVGLLVDSAREFVRLSEEEILPAPEHLDQVSGGLLNQVAKLKDRLILILSVEQLLAGTARTDHWLKTAVEAAHNEVIHLEQPTPARQDDSPKRPRPSRRGRT
- a CDS encoding histidine phosphatase family protein: MADRQKAIYLIRHGRTEGNVSDRLAGSTDQPLDSCGLSQAEDLAVWFAWRLKLSPEDRVLASPGRPSVLCLSSPLMRARQTAEVVAARLGVPVVIDGDLAEMDFGDWEGRTVKDIVTENPEAFEVWLSPEDDTCFPGGETLRAFEERTHRALRRIMAVEDEVVLVFTHGGVVRTMACALLGLGRESMWKFKLDPAAVLYFDVYGESAVLAGLWNAVDRWAPLSDSQTRPYKRAPGCPSP